The nucleotide sequence CGTTCGTTACCCCGGGCATGACCGCTATGACACCCGGCTCGAACCTCACCCTCTCCGTCGCGCGCGTGGCGGTTGACGTCACCGCTCCGGTGCGGCTCGACGTATCGGGCCTGCTGCTCACCGCCAACGGCAAGGTGCGCTCCGACGACGACTTCGTCTTCTACAACCAGCCCGCCGGACCCGGGGTGACCCATCGCGCCGGAGCGGCGGGCGCGGGGGACACCATCACCGTGGACACCGCCGCCGTCCCCGCCGACATCGAGAAGATCGTGGTGACCGCGAGCCTGGACGCGCCCGGGGCGACGTTCGCGGGCACCGAGCCGACCGCCACCGTGCGCGGCGCCGACGACGGTGCGGTGATCGCCACGTTCACCCCGCCGCGGCTGGGCAACGAGACCGCTCTGGTGACCGTGGAGGTCTACCGGCGCAATGGGGCGTGGAAGGTGCGCGCGGTCGGGCAGGGGTATGCCAACGGTCTGGCGGGCATCGCCACCGACTTCGGGGTGTCGGTCGAGGAGCCCGCCGCATCGGCCGCCCCCGCCGCCCAGGCGCCGGCCCCGCCGAGCGGCCCGCCCGCCGGTTTCCAGCCCCCGCCGCCCATGCCGAGCGCCCCGCCGCCCGCCGCCCCGGCCGCGCCGCCCGCCGCCGCACCGGCCCCGGCCACCGGGAAGATCAACCTCGACAAGGGCCGCGTCAGCCTGCAGAAGAACCAGACGGTGTCCCTGGTCAAGGGCGGCCGCCCGTTGCTCAGCTCCGTGAAGATGGGCCTGGGCTGGGAGCCCGCCTTCCGCGGCAAGGACATCGACCTGGACGCGTCCGTGATCGCCTTCGGTGTCGACCGTAAGAAGATCGACGCCTGCTTCTTCGGCAAGCTGGCCATTCTCAACGGCGCCATTCAGCACTCCGGCGACAACCTCACCGGTGAGGGCGGAGGCGACGACGAGTCCATCACCGTCCACCTCGGCGGCCTCCCGCCCGAGGTCACCGCCCTGGTCTTCACGGTCAACTCCTTCACCGGCCAGAAGTTCACCGATGTGGCCAAGGCGTACTGCCGTCTGCTCGACGCCCAGTCCGGCGAGGAGCTGGTCCGCTTCGACCTCACCCATGCCGAGTCGCGCACGGGCGTGATGATGGCGAAGCTGATCAAGCAGTTCTCGGGCGAGTGGGAGATGACCGCGATGGGTGAGTACGTGGACTCACGCACCGTGCGCGGCATGGCCAAGCCCGCCGGCAAGGCCCTCTGACACGCGGCCGGGGCCGGAGCCGGGGACAGACCCGGAGTCGAGGTCGCCCGACAGTCCCGCCACGCGGGCCAGGCGTCGGTAGGAATCCAGCAGGGCCTCGCGGTCGTAGGTGCTCGTCGTGACCAGCACCTCGTCGGCGTCGCTGCGCTCGATCAGCTCGTCGAGCGCGGCGGCGACCTCGTCCTCCGTGCCGTACAACTGGCCGCGCAGGCCCCGCTCGTAGAAGCCGCGCTCCTTCTCGGTCATCTCCCGGGCCTCGATCTCCGAAGCGGGAGCCAGCGGCGGGAAGGCGCCGTGGGTGCGGGAGTAGGCCATCGCCCATGCCTCGGGGAGCAGCAGCCGACGGGCCTCCTGCGCCGTGCCGGCGACCGCGACATTGCCCGAGACGACGACGTACGGGGCGGAGGACCACGCCGAGGGGCGGAAGCCCGCGCGGTAGCGGTCGATCGCGCGCAGCATCTCGTCCCGGCCCCGCAGGTCGCCGATCACCAGGGACAGTCCGGCCCGCGCCGCCAGATCCGCGCCCGCGCCGGTGGCCAGGACGAAGACGGGCAGCCGCAGCCCCTCCGCCGGGTGGGCGTGGACCTGAGGGTAGGCGTCCTGCTCGCCGGTGAACCAGCCGAGCAGCTCGTCCAGTTGGGCGCCGAAGTCCTGCGCGGCGTCCTTCTCGGTGCCCAGGGCGCGGCGGATGCCGTCGGTGAAGCCGACGGAGCGGCCCAGGCCCATGTCGATCCGGCCCGGGAAGAGGGATTCGAGCACCCCGAACTGCTCCGCCACGACGAGCGGGCGGTGGTTCGGCAGCATCACCCCGCCCGTGCCCACCCGGATGCGGACCGTCGCCGCCGCGACGGCGGACGCCAGCACCGTGGGCGCCGAACCGGCGACGCCGGGCACGCTGTGGTGCTCGGAGACCCAGAAGCGGTGGTAGCCGAGGGCCTCGGCCTGCTGGGCGAACCGTACGGTGTCGCGCAGCGCCTGCGACCGCTCCCGGCCCTGGCGGGTGCGGGAGCGGTCCAGGATGGAGAAGGGGGTGGTGCGCAGACGTGAGGTCACCCTCACGTCAACGCATCCCCCGGCCGGGAGGATTCCCCCGGGCCTTGCGGCCGTCCGGCCTTTCGCCTTCGGCCTTCGGCCTTACGGCCTGATCGGCGTGCGTCAGCGCTGGCGGCGCCAGGGGCCGGTGATCGCGAGCATGATGCCCGGCACCTGGATGTTGGCGTACAGCGTCGATCCGTCGGGCGAGAAGACCACACCGGTGAACTCGCTGAACTCCGGCTCCTCCGCCGTGCCGATGTTCAGGTCGTTGCGCGCGATCGGGTACGTCCGGCCGTCCTCGGTGGCGCCGAAGAGGTGCTGGATGCCCTCGCCGTCCTCGGCGATGACCAGACCGCCGTACGGCGAGACGGTGATGTTGTCCGGGCCGTCGAAGGCGCCGTCCTTCGACGGGTCCGGGTTGACGCCGAGCAGCACCTTGAGGGTGAGGGTGCGGCGCTTGGGGTCGTAGAACCAGACCTGGCCGTCGTGCTGAACCGGGCTCTCCTCACGGGCGAACGAGGAGACGATGTACGCGCCGCCGTCGGCCCACCACATGCCCTCGAGCTTGCGCGCCCGGGTGATCTCGCCGTCCTTGAACTGCTTGCGCACCGACACGGACTTCGCGTCGCGGTCCGGCACCGGCGCCCAGTCCACGCCGTAGACCGTGCCGGTCTTGGTGGCGCGGGACAGGTCGTCCACGAAGTTGCCGCCCGAGTCGTAGCACTTGGGCGCCTGGAGCACGCCCGCGTCGTCCTTGAGCCGGTCGAGCTTGCCGCGGCCGTGCTCGAAGCCGTGCGGCGGCACCCAGCGGTAGAGGAGGCCGTTCGGGCCGGAGGCGTCCTCGGTGAGGTAGAGGTGGCCGCGCTTGGGGTCCACGACGACGGCCTCGTGGGCGTACCGGCCCAGGGCCTTGATCGGCTTCGGGTCGCGGTTGGCCTTACGGTCGTGCGGGTCGACCTCGAAGACGTAGCCGTGGTCCTTGGTCATGCCGTGCTGGCCGGCCTTGTCCTCGGTCTCCTCGCAGGTCAGCCAGGTGCCCCAGGGGGTGCGGCCACCGGCGCAGTTGGTGGCGGTGCCCGCGATGCCGACCCACTCGGTGACGTGGTCGCCGTGCTTGGAGACCTCGACGACGGTGCAGCCGCCGGAGGCCGCCGGGTCGTAGACCAGCCCCTCGATCAGCGGGACCGGGTGCGGCCAGTCGCTGCGGGGACCGGCCAGCTCGTGATTGTTGACCAGCAGCGTCGCCCCGCGCGAGCCCTCGAAGGTGGCGGTGCCGTCGTGGTTGGACGGGGTGGACTCGCCGGACTCCAGCTTCGTCTCACCGGTGCGGGTGATGATCTTGTAGCGGAAGCCCTTGGGCAGCGCCAGGATGCCCTTGGGGTCCTCGACGAGCGGACCGTAGCCGAGCGACGCGCCGCCGTGACCATGGTGGCCCGCGACGCCCGCGTCGGTCGCCTCAGCGGCGAGCGCGCCGGGGGCGGTGGCGAGCACCCCCGCGCTTCCGACCAGGGCGACCCCGGCCCCGGTGTACGCGGAACGCTTCGCGAAGTCTCTTCGGCTGAGCGGCATGTCTTCTCCCGAACGCAGGGTGGTGTCCTCCGACTGCGGCCATACGTTCCCGCCCCCGCCCGAACATCAGTTGAACGGAGCGCGACATCAAGGGACGAATGACCGCCGACCCCTTATACGGAGCGTAGGCCGATACGGCTCTAGACAGCGCTCAACTTCCCGGCCGGG is from Streptomyces hygroscopicus and encodes:
- a CDS encoding stress protein gives rise to the protein MTAMTPGSNLTLSVARVAVDVTAPVRLDVSGLLLTANGKVRSDDDFVFYNQPAGPGVTHRAGAAGAGDTITVDTAAVPADIEKIVVTASLDAPGATFAGTEPTATVRGADDGAVIATFTPPRLGNETALVTVEVYRRNGAWKVRAVGQGYANGLAGIATDFGVSVEEPAASAAPAAQAPAPPSGPPAGFQPPPPMPSAPPPAAPAAPPAAAPAPATGKINLDKGRVSLQKNQTVSLVKGGRPLLSSVKMGLGWEPAFRGKDIDLDASVIAFGVDRKKIDACFFGKLAILNGAIQHSGDNLTGEGGGDDESITVHLGGLPPEVTALVFTVNSFTGQKFTDVAKAYCRLLDAQSGEELVRFDLTHAESRTGVMMAKLIKQFSGEWEMTAMGEYVDSRTVRGMAKPAGKAL
- a CDS encoding methylene-tetrahydromethanopterin reductase, which codes for MRVTSRLRTTPFSILDRSRTRQGRERSQALRDTVRFAQQAEALGYHRFWVSEHHSVPGVAGSAPTVLASAVAAATVRIRVGTGGVMLPNHRPLVVAEQFGVLESLFPGRIDMGLGRSVGFTDGIRRALGTEKDAAQDFGAQLDELLGWFTGEQDAYPQVHAHPAEGLRLPVFVLATGAGADLAARAGLSLVIGDLRGRDEMLRAIDRYRAGFRPSAWSSAPYVVVSGNVAVAGTAQEARRLLLPEAWAMAYSRTHGAFPPLAPASEIEAREMTEKERGFYERGLRGQLYGTEDEVAAALDELIERSDADEVLVTTSTYDREALLDSYRRLARVAGLSGDLDSGSVPGSGPGRVSEGLAGGLGHAAHGA